CTATATGTATCACTCAGAGGCTTCCCAACGCCTGGGCGAAGACAATCGAAAGGGTTTTCGCTTCAACGGCATCACCTTTGAAGAGTATCGCGCAAGCGCCACAGGCAGCGCCGGCAGCACCGTAGCATTTATTCCGGCCAATACGGGCTACATTTTTCCCGTGGGCGGGCAGAGCACCTTCGAAACGTTATTTGCCCCTGCCGACTTCACCGAGACGGCCAATACCCTTGGCCTTGAGCTGTACGCCAAACAGGAACCGCGCAAGTTCAACCGTGGCGTTGACCTTCACACGCAGAGCAACCCCTTGCCGATCTGCTACCGGCCGGGTGTGATTGTGACAGCGACCATCTAATGAACCTTGACGATGCCAAATCGGCCGCCCTGGCGGTCTGGTTCGATACCGGTATCGCCGAATCGATCACTTACAACGGTTCGGCAATACCGGGGCATATCTCTTATAGTGAACCGGGCAAGGCGGCCTATGCCAACCATGCCGTGCTTACCGTGAGGCGCAGCGACGTGCCGGCGCCGGCCTACCGCGACACGGTAGTCATCGACGGGGCGACGTGGCGAGTCTACCAGGATGACGGCCAGGCGCCGATCTGTGGCGGCGATGAACTGACGTGGGATATCCCCATCATGCGAGGGGAAAGGCGCGCCATATGAATATCAACACACTACTTGGCAACCTGGCGACAGCCATCAGCACCAACGCGGCACTTACCACATGGTGCAACACGACCTATGGCCATGCGCACAAGGTCTTTGTCAACCTGGATCACCGCAACCCGCCAGGTGACAGCGATTGCCCCTTTGTGACGCTCTATCCGATCAGCAAGAGCGCCGGCCTGGGGGTGAGCACCAAGCGCCACGCCTTCGAAGTGGATTGCTGCATTTATGACGACACCACACGCACCACCGGCCAGGTGCTCGAATACAATTCGATCCGGCGTGTCGAAGAGTTCAGGAAATTGATTGAATCGGCCATCATGGGCATCGATACGGGCAACGCTCTGATTGAGACGGTCGAAATTGAGTACAGCGTGGTCGAGGCTTTCCCCTTTGCCTGGGCCGGCATGGTCATCGAAATAAACGAGCACTTCATTTTGGGGTCAGATCCCCTTGAATAATACGAGGTAAAAAAAATGGCACAAGTACTAGGTTACAAATCCCGCCTGGTAGCCGACTTTGAAACCACTTGGGGTCAAGACCCGGCATCACCGGCCGGCATCGTACTGCCGATCAACCGTTATTCATTGGCAGCACGCCAGAATAAAATTCATGCCCAGACCTTGAACGGCAGCCGGAACCCTGTCAAGCCGATCAACGGCAATTTGGAAGTATCAGGCGAGGCGATAGTGCCCCTTTGTGTGAACAGCATAGGCTATTGGTTCAAGGCCATGTTTGGCGCACCGACCACCACCGGGGTGGGGCCATATCAGCATGTTTTCAAAGTCGGCGATGGCCAGCTGTCCATGGTCAATGACTTGCGCTATGCCAATGCCGCGACCGTGGTCACCTATGCGAAGTATTCGGGCGTCAAAACGTCGGGCTTTTCGATGGATCTGAGCGACGGTGATACTGAATTGATGGCCAAGATCGGGCTTGAGGCCGCAAACGAAACGCTCTCGACCAGTGCATACGGCGGCACACTCACAACGCCTTCACTGCTCGCATTGAGTAACTTTGATGCAACCATCGAAGAGGGCGGCAGCACACTGGCGAAGTGCACGGCCATCGATTTTTCGATAAATTTTAATCTGCTCAGCTACTACGCGGTCGGCAGCGGCATCCGGGCAGGTATCAGTGAAGGTATCCTGGGTGTTTCGGGCAACGTAACTACAATTTTTGAAGACTTGACCCTGCTCAACAAGGCGATCAATAGCACCGAAAGCAGTATCGTGATTGAGTTTGCTTCGGGCACCAATGTGCTTGAAATAGCATTTAACGAAGTGATTTTTGAGCGCAACACGCCGGGCATCGAGGGGCCACAGGGGATTTTGATCAGTCTGCCCTTTGTTGCCTATACCGATGACGATGCGGCTGCATCATGTGTGGTGGCCACACTGACAAATGGCGTCGCAAGCTATTAAAAAATCGTAGCGGGGTAAAAAATGCGCGAAGTCAAATTGACCGATAGTAAAATCATCGAAGTCCATGCCCTGACCCGTGGCCAGGTCAAAGACCTTCGCCGTCAGGGCTTCAACCTCATGGCACTGACCAAAGACCAGGCAGAGGAAGCGATGGACGCGGCCTTTGCCATGGTCTTGGCGCCTGAAGAGATCGAAGAGCTAAACGGCCTGGCCTATCCCGTGGCTCTTGCTGTCTGGCGGGCGATCCTGGCCGAAACCTATGGAGCGCCGGGCGAGGAAAAAAACTCTTAGAGGTCTGGCGGTCCCTGGCCGACGCGCAGCGCCGGCAATACTGCCAGACCTGCTTCAAAGCCAACAGCGGCAACCCGCCATGCGAGGATTGCGAGTGGCAACCACCTGCCTTACTGCCCGAAAATCAAGACGCTTTAGAATTGTGGCTTGCCGTGCAGACGCAGTGGCGGGCCGGTCCGATGGGTGTCATCGGCCTGGACTACAACGTCTTGTATCAAGAGGCCATACGCCTGGGAATAGATCTGTCACCGGGCGTCATGAAAAAGATCCGGACCTTAGAGGCGGCCACACTGGAAAAGGTCTATGGAAGTCACACTAAAGGGCGCGCCGGAACTTCAACGAGCACTCAAGTCACACCAGGCGAACGCCATCAAGGCCCTGCAAACGGCGCTCAAAGTTGAAGCCTTCAGGCTATCTAAAGAGCTAAAGGCAGAGATCCGGGCCGGCGACCGCTTCGCACCTCTAACCTTCCTGGCACGTCGCCGAAATAAATCCACACGACCAAATAGGCCACTTCAACGCCTGGCGATCCCGATCCGCTATCACATGGTCGATGATATGACCGTGGCCATCGGTTGGACCGGACCGAAGGTGTCGGCATCTTGGAAGCGCATCGCGCAGCGGCAGCAAGA
This Desulfatitalea tepidiphila DNA region includes the following protein-coding sequences:
- a CDS encoding DUF1799 domain-containing protein, whose translation is MADAQRRQYCQTCFKANSGNPPCEDCEWQPPALLPENQDALELWLAVQTQWRAGPMGVIGLDYNVLYQEAIRLGIDLSPGVMKKIRTLEAATLEKVYGSHTKGRAGTSTSTQVTPGERHQGPANGAQS
- a CDS encoding phage tail tube protein, translated to MAQVLGYKSRLVADFETTWGQDPASPAGIVLPINRYSLAARQNKIHAQTLNGSRNPVKPINGNLEVSGEAIVPLCVNSIGYWFKAMFGAPTTTGVGPYQHVFKVGDGQLSMVNDLRYANAATVVTYAKYSGVKTSGFSMDLSDGDTELMAKIGLEAANETLSTSAYGGTLTTPSLLALSNFDATIEEGGSTLAKCTAIDFSINFNLLSYYAVGSGIRAGISEGILGVSGNVTTIFEDLTLLNKAINSTESSIVIEFASGTNVLEIAFNEVIFERNTPGIEGPQGILISLPFVAYTDDDAAASCVVATLTNGVASY
- a CDS encoding head-tail joining protein, with the protein product MNLDDAKSAALAVWFDTGIAESITYNGSAIPGHISYSEPGKAAYANHAVLTVRRSDVPAPAYRDTVVIDGATWRVYQDDGQAPICGGDELTWDIPIMRGERRAI